A single region of the Rhodohalobacter sp. 614A genome encodes:
- a CDS encoding sialidase family protein — translation MNIQLIIPALFLFVNCSGGGVIINRDVQPDIIPYEEGIRILWDYQTLTNISDSEHSSFYPRMTTLTSGEMLSVYESEASIVLSRSDDNGKSWTQGEKIAKPEGIVRASVPEIIELRNGEILVAYNTRPPQNNDNEQLRFGLKVIKSLNQGNSWSDPINVYEGGHTWHRGVWEPVMMQLDDELLLFFANEHPYSESEDQEISFVKSDDDGLTWSQPKTVSYRKGHRDGMPVPVKLQNSGEIRIAIEDNGIFGGEFKPVILGFSSQEALSDSMISGRSNNRWRALTEDDQLAEHEYGGAPYLVQIPSGETILSFQSTKDRDVAWNFSTMAVAIGDHDGKNFSRVTEPFRVGRTQSAMWNSLHVKNDNTVTAVTSTNAFSNDGKSEIYSIDGRILSDIIIPNGNITKETASTLSEKGLQTIARMGAYSPVSASVYALKDSEYLHLGFKVNNRAANNSTEFESTDLMIANGLLYEDEISEGMFKVSYDREGRVTSYEGKNGKWSPMEEDLKTNVFRDSDHEKEVMISIPLSGIGLESDPPNAIGLNANLNVRNVSSTEIINETLGGNKEFRPSTWSKAIILNNNE, via the coding sequence GTGAATATTCAGTTAATCATACCGGCCCTGTTTCTTTTCGTCAATTGTTCAGGCGGAGGTGTAATAATAAATCGTGATGTACAGCCAGACATTATTCCGTATGAAGAAGGGATACGAATCTTGTGGGACTACCAAACCCTGACGAATATATCCGATTCCGAACATTCTTCATTTTATCCGAGAATGACAACCTTAACAAGCGGTGAGATGTTGAGTGTGTATGAGAGCGAAGCGAGTATTGTTTTATCCCGAAGTGATGACAACGGGAAGAGTTGGACTCAAGGCGAAAAAATCGCCAAACCTGAGGGTATTGTAAGAGCATCCGTGCCGGAAATTATTGAATTGCGAAATGGTGAAATTTTAGTCGCATACAATACCAGGCCACCACAAAATAATGACAATGAACAGCTCCGTTTTGGTTTAAAAGTGATAAAAAGCTTGAATCAGGGGAATAGCTGGTCAGATCCTATTAACGTTTACGAGGGTGGTCATACATGGCACCGTGGGGTTTGGGAGCCAGTTATGATGCAGTTGGATGATGAACTGTTATTATTTTTTGCCAATGAGCATCCGTATAGCGAAAGTGAAGATCAGGAAATTAGTTTTGTGAAATCGGACGATGACGGACTAACATGGTCTCAACCCAAAACGGTTTCTTACAGAAAAGGACATAGGGATGGAATGCCCGTACCCGTTAAACTTCAAAACTCCGGCGAAATCAGAATAGCTATTGAGGATAATGGCATCTTCGGAGGAGAATTCAAACCGGTAATTCTTGGATTTTCTTCTCAGGAAGCATTGAGTGATTCTATGATATCGGGCCGTTCAAATAACCGATGGAGAGCATTAACCGAGGATGATCAGCTTGCAGAACATGAATATGGAGGGGCGCCTTACTTAGTACAAATTCCATCAGGCGAAACAATTTTGTCCTTTCAATCCACAAAAGATCGGGACGTCGCCTGGAATTTTTCCACGATGGCAGTGGCTATTGGAGATCATGATGGTAAAAATTTTTCCAGAGTGACAGAGCCATTTCGAGTTGGCCGTACTCAATCAGCAATGTGGAACTCGCTTCATGTAAAAAATGACAATACCGTAACGGCCGTTACTTCGACAAATGCTTTCAGCAACGACGGGAAGAGTGAAATCTATTCTATAGACGGCCGAATATTGTCCGATATCATCATTCCAAATGGCAATATTACAAAAGAAACAGCATCCACATTATCCGAAAAGGGATTGCAAACGATAGCTCGTATGGGCGCTTATAGTCCAGTCTCTGCTTCAGTATATGCACTCAAAGATTCAGAGTACTTACACCTTGGATTCAAGGTTAATAATCGGGCGGCGAATAATTCCACGGAGTTCGAATCAACGGACTTGATGATAGCAAACGGATTGCTTTATGAAGATGAGATTTCGGAAGGAATGTTCAAAGTTAGCTACGATCGTGAAGGCAGAGTAACAAGTTATGAGGGAAAGAATGGAAAGTGGTCGCCGATGGAAGAAGATTTAAAAACGAATGTTTTTAGAGACAGTGATCACGAAAAAGAAGTGATGATATCTATTCCATTATCGGGTATTGGTCTGGAATCTGACCCTCCGAATGCAATTGGTTTGAACGCAAATCTGAATGTCCGGAATGTTTCCAGCACTGAGATCATAAACGAGACACTCGGTGGCAATAAGGAGTTCAGGCCATCCACGTGGAGTAAAGCCATTATTTTAAACAACAACGAATGA
- a CDS encoding glycoside hydrolase family 2 protein — protein sequence MSFAVQQSVLAQQGWQPADNPLMTKWVDDIDPDNPLPEYPRPQMKREEWINLNGLWQYAIAPVLEDTPAEWDGEILVPFAVESALSGVKKRVGPDNRLWYRRTFTVPDDWEGQRLLLHFEAVDWKTDVWVNGKKAGQHEGGYTSFSLDITDYLQQDGEQEITLAVWDPTDDGFQPRGKQVRDPHSIWYTPTTGIWQTVWLEPVAEVAIKKLKMVPDMDASALKLTAFSTDRESGYTVRAEAFSDGQKVSEISGDPGEEMNLSISNPRLWSPENPFLYDLIVTLLKDGEPVDQVESYFGMREIRLGTADDGYTRLFLNDEPLFHLGLLDQGFWPDGVYTAPTDEALKYDIQVTKDLGFNMIRKHVKVESNRWYYWADKMGILVWQDMPNGDRHIDRDEEDIERVAQSTLDYKVELKEMIDEHYNSPSIVIWVPFNEGWGQFQTEKIADITKELDPTRLVDIPSGWADRGVGDMHDIHSYPGPDMPDTEEGRAAILGEFGGQALVVPGHLWIQDFTRAPGHYETSTSEEKLHTTYNRLLEELIPLKEKGLAGAVYTQTTDVESEVNGMMTYDREVVKFDLEQLWKLHQRIIHGN from the coding sequence ATGTCATTTGCAGTTCAGCAGAGCGTGCTGGCTCAGCAGGGTTGGCAACCGGCAGACAATCCACTAATGACCAAATGGGTGGATGACATCGACCCTGACAATCCTCTCCCGGAGTATCCGCGACCTCAAATGAAACGAGAGGAATGGATCAATTTGAATGGGTTGTGGCAGTATGCTATTGCGCCCGTATTGGAGGACACTCCTGCAGAATGGGATGGAGAAATTTTGGTACCGTTTGCGGTCGAATCAGCCCTCTCTGGTGTTAAAAAACGAGTTGGGCCTGATAACCGGCTTTGGTATAGACGCACGTTTACCGTTCCGGATGATTGGGAAGGTCAACGGCTGCTATTGCATTTTGAAGCCGTAGACTGGAAGACGGATGTCTGGGTGAACGGGAAAAAAGCCGGGCAACATGAAGGCGGATATACTTCATTTTCGCTGGATATCACAGATTATCTGCAACAAGATGGTGAACAGGAAATTACGCTCGCTGTTTGGGATCCCACGGATGACGGTTTTCAGCCCAGAGGCAAGCAGGTTCGTGATCCCCACAGTATCTGGTACACACCAACCACGGGTATTTGGCAGACTGTTTGGCTTGAACCGGTAGCTGAAGTAGCTATAAAGAAACTGAAGATGGTTCCGGATATGGATGCTTCGGCTCTGAAACTAACGGCATTCAGTACTGATCGGGAATCAGGATATACAGTCCGGGCTGAAGCATTTTCTGATGGCCAGAAAGTGAGTGAAATCAGTGGCGATCCTGGAGAGGAAATGAATCTGTCGATTTCAAATCCCAGACTTTGGTCGCCCGAAAATCCATTTCTGTACGACCTGATCGTGACACTTTTAAAAGACGGCGAACCGGTTGATCAGGTTGAAAGCTATTTCGGAATGCGGGAAATTCGTCTTGGAACAGCCGATGATGGATACACGCGTCTGTTTCTGAATGATGAGCCACTATTTCATTTGGGGCTTTTAGATCAGGGATTCTGGCCGGATGGAGTGTACACGGCACCCACTGATGAAGCTCTCAAATATGATATTCAGGTCACCAAAGACCTTGGGTTTAATATGATTCGAAAACACGTGAAAGTGGAATCTAACAGGTGGTACTACTGGGCCGATAAGATGGGTATTCTCGTATGGCAGGATATGCCAAATGGAGACAGGCATATTGATCGCGATGAAGAGGATATTGAACGCGTAGCCCAATCAACACTGGATTATAAGGTGGAACTCAAAGAGATGATTGATGAGCATTATAATAGCCCTTCAATTGTTATATGGGTGCCTTTTAACGAAGGTTGGGGACAGTTTCAAACCGAAAAGATTGCTGATATTACGAAAGAGTTGGATCCCACTCGCCTTGTAGATATTCCCAGCGGATGGGCAGATCGTGGAGTTGGTGATATGCATGATATCCACAGCTATCCCGGCCCGGATATGCCGGATACGGAAGAAGGCAGAGCCGCTATTCTTGGAGAATTTGGCGGACAGGCTCTTGTCGTTCCGGGGCATTTGTGGATACAGGATTTCACAAGAGCTCCCGGTCATTATGAGACTTCAACATCCGAAGAAAAACTTCATACCACCTACAACCGACTGCTCGAAGAACTTATTCCCCTGAAAGAAAAAGGTCTGGCCGGAGCGGTATACACTCAAACCACGGATGTAGAATCTGAAGTGAATGGCATGATGACCTATGATCGGGAAGTTGTGAAATTTGACCTTGAACAACTGTGGAAGCTACACCAAAGAATCATCCATGGTAACTGA
- a CDS encoding cellulase family glycosylhydrolase: MKRFILIIASLLFIGAISCDTETPDENNGVAERWSEEKANQWYEETGWLVGANFNPSTAINQLEMWQADTFDPETIDRELGWAADLGFNSMRVYLHDLVWKEDPEGMIERMEQYLEIADSHGIGTMFVLFDGVWHPHPEVGTQPEPKPHVHNSGWVQSPNTNILADPDSWGQLEEYVKGVMSHFANDERVHIWDIYNEPDNTNDRAYGDIELENKREMALQLLKKSFEWAREVNPSQPITAGLWYGDWSDHDEMKEMDQFMVENADIITFHSYDGPEVMTERIKNLQRYNRPIFCTEYMARPQGSTFEAELPILKENNVGAYNWGFVNGKSQTIYPWDSWDKEYTSEPDPWFHDILHTDGTPYDSSETELIKKYTLE, from the coding sequence ATGAAACGATTTATTTTAATTATAGCAAGTTTACTCTTTATTGGGGCTATTTCGTGTGATACCGAAACACCTGATGAAAATAACGGAGTTGCCGAACGATGGTCAGAGGAGAAAGCGAATCAATGGTATGAAGAGACCGGCTGGCTGGTAGGTGCTAATTTTAATCCCAGCACGGCCATCAACCAATTGGAAATGTGGCAGGCGGATACGTTTGATCCCGAAACAATTGACAGAGAACTGGGTTGGGCTGCCGACCTCGGATTTAATTCGATGAGAGTTTATCTGCATGATTTGGTCTGGAAAGAAGATCCGGAAGGGATGATAGAACGAATGGAGCAATATCTTGAGATTGCCGACAGCCATGGAATCGGAACCATGTTTGTCTTGTTTGATGGCGTTTGGCATCCACATCCTGAAGTAGGCACACAGCCGGAGCCAAAACCTCATGTACACAATTCCGGCTGGGTTCAGAGCCCAAATACAAATATCCTGGCTGACCCCGACAGTTGGGGTCAACTCGAAGAATATGTAAAAGGAGTGATGTCGCATTTCGCCAACGATGAAAGAGTTCATATTTGGGATATATACAACGAACCCGACAATACCAACGACAGAGCTTATGGTGATATTGAGCTTGAGAATAAACGTGAAATGGCATTGCAATTGCTTAAAAAGAGCTTTGAATGGGCCAGGGAGGTAAATCCATCACAACCTATAACGGCCGGTTTGTGGTACGGAGATTGGTCCGATCATGATGAAATGAAAGAAATGGATCAGTTTATGGTGGAAAACGCAGATATAATCACCTTTCACTCCTATGATGGACCCGAAGTAATGACAGAGCGGATTAAAAATCTTCAAAGATATAACCGTCCCATATTCTGTACGGAATACATGGCTCGTCCCCAGGGAAGTACATTTGAGGCCGAACTTCCCATTCTTAAGGAAAATAATGTAGGAGCATACAACTGGGGATTTGTAAACGGGAAAAGTCAGACGATCTATCCATGGGATTCCTGGGACAAGGAATACACCTCAGAACCCGATCCGTGGTTTCATGATATTTTACATACCGACGGAACTCCATATGACAGCAGCGAAACGGAGCTCATTAAAAAATATACATTGGAATAA
- a CDS encoding glycoside hydrolase family 43 protein, with protein sequence MKSAFTFLFIIVVLMLTYCNSAVSGDDEKPPEPECEFVNPIAHGQDPWAIKHGDSYYFIESAGGALHISKTQSLTTLKMNQQEVWSLPDHAGWNQHNLWAPELHFIQGKWYIYYAAGESGPPFTSQRSGVLESVSEDPFEGFIDKGQLYTGDDIETGEENKWAIDLTVLDLNGQLYAIWSGWEENRDTDHTPQHLYIAEMENPWTISGNRVKLSSPEEEWETGGELDLQEGPQILENEEGDVFIIYSTRESWLPAYRLGQLKLSDRNADPMNPDNWEKSGPVFMGTEDVIGAGHASFVKSQDGTEDWIVYHTKVSEEPGWDRYIHIQPFGWDQQGNPDFGTPVSAGVTLPKPAGECK encoded by the coding sequence ATGAAGTCTGCATTTACTTTTTTATTCATTATTGTTGTACTCATGTTAACCTATTGTAACTCTGCAGTTTCAGGGGATGATGAGAAGCCCCCGGAGCCGGAGTGTGAGTTTGTAAACCCCATTGCACATGGCCAGGATCCGTGGGCAATTAAACATGGCGATTCCTATTATTTTATAGAGTCCGCCGGTGGGGCACTTCATATCTCCAAAACGCAGAGCCTGACCACACTTAAAATGAACCAGCAGGAAGTCTGGTCATTACCCGATCATGCAGGATGGAATCAACATAATTTATGGGCCCCTGAATTGCACTTTATTCAGGGAAAATGGTACATCTATTATGCCGCCGGAGAAAGTGGTCCGCCCTTTACTTCTCAGCGAAGCGGTGTTCTGGAATCTGTCAGCGAAGACCCTTTTGAGGGATTTATTGATAAGGGACAGTTGTATACAGGCGATGATATCGAAACCGGAGAAGAAAACAAGTGGGCAATTGACCTGACGGTTTTGGATCTGAATGGTCAGTTATACGCCATATGGTCTGGCTGGGAAGAGAACAGGGATACCGATCACACACCTCAACATTTATACATCGCAGAAATGGAAAATCCCTGGACAATTTCCGGGAACAGGGTGAAGCTGTCTTCGCCGGAAGAGGAGTGGGAAACCGGTGGAGAACTTGATTTACAGGAAGGCCCTCAGATATTGGAAAATGAGGAAGGCGACGTCTTTATTATTTATTCAACCCGGGAATCCTGGCTTCCCGCATATCGATTGGGTCAGTTAAAGTTGAGTGATCGAAACGCTGATCCTATGAATCCGGATAATTGGGAGAAGTCTGGTCCTGTATTTATGGGAACGGAGGATGTGATAGGAGCAGGACACGCCAGTTTTGTGAAATCACAAGACGGCACTGAGGACTGGATTGTGTACCACACGAAAGTCAGCGAAGAACCCGGGTGGGACAGATACATCCATATTCAGCCGTTTGGATGGGATCAACAAGGGAATCCTGATTTTGGAACTCCAGTATCAGCCGGAGTAACCTTGCCAAAACCAGCCGGGGAATGTAAATAA
- a CDS encoding sulfatase, which translates to MSYNFGWLATGFPRLLVIVFFFISIQSCTSGQVSQEEKKLNVLLILIDDLKPAIGAYGNEIAITPEMDKLAGESIRFTKAFANQAVCAPSRLNLMLGSRSTSSGIYDFGRDFREFYPDAITLPQYFQQHGYHAESMGKVYHIGHGTYNDEASWSIPHHADKVIEYNDLESTGGELTREEALFGNRTWEYARSLSRGAAWESPEVADTAYADGRVASYAIERLRALLENADQPFFMAVGFARPHMPFSVPQKYWDLYDPEQLPMPAIETAPKGAPLYAGKDGGGEIAQYKPVPTPQEIQGPFPDPLKRNLIHGYYASVSYVDTQIGKVLTELKNLGLNENTIVVLWGDHGFHLGELGIWTKHVNYEIANRIPLMIKAPGVTTPGSSTDQLAETVDIYPTLADLAGLPVPNPIQPLDGESLVPVLKNPESRVSDHAYHTYPRGRRIGRAIRTDQYRLVEWKEIGADPETADFELYDYSDGLVEKVNLASEKPEVVERLKRILYRYPEAHLARPPSPRRE; encoded by the coding sequence ATGAGCTATAACTTTGGATGGTTAGCAACTGGTTTTCCACGTCTGCTGGTAATTGTTTTTTTCTTCATTTCTATTCAGTCATGTACCAGTGGTCAAGTGTCACAAGAAGAGAAAAAGCTCAATGTATTGTTGATATTGATAGACGATTTAAAACCTGCTATTGGCGCATATGGCAATGAGATTGCCATTACCCCGGAGATGGATAAACTGGCCGGCGAATCCATACGGTTTACCAAAGCTTTCGCAAACCAGGCAGTTTGTGCTCCATCCCGTCTTAATTTGATGCTGGGAAGCCGGTCCACCTCTTCCGGTATTTACGATTTCGGAAGAGATTTCAGGGAATTCTATCCGGATGCTATCACTTTACCGCAATATTTTCAACAGCATGGCTATCATGCAGAATCCATGGGAAAAGTGTATCACATAGGTCATGGTACGTATAATGATGAAGCTTCGTGGAGTATTCCACACCATGCGGATAAAGTAATTGAATACAATGATCTTGAAAGTACCGGCGGAGAACTTACTCGGGAAGAAGCGTTATTCGGCAATCGCACTTGGGAATATGCCCGATCTCTTTCCCGTGGAGCAGCATGGGAATCGCCGGAGGTGGCAGATACGGCTTATGCTGATGGGCGTGTGGCTAGTTATGCCATTGAAAGACTGCGAGCATTATTGGAGAATGCTGATCAGCCGTTTTTTATGGCGGTTGGTTTTGCCCGTCCGCATATGCCTTTTTCGGTCCCTCAGAAATACTGGGATTTGTATGATCCTGAACAACTGCCAATGCCGGCTATAGAAACGGCTCCCAAAGGAGCGCCGCTTTATGCCGGAAAAGATGGAGGAGGCGAAATCGCCCAATACAAACCTGTTCCGACTCCACAGGAAATTCAGGGTCCCTTTCCCGATCCGTTGAAGCGTAACTTGATTCACGGTTATTACGCAAGTGTAAGTTATGTGGATACGCAGATCGGTAAAGTTCTCACAGAGCTAAAAAATCTGGGTTTGAATGAGAATACAATTGTTGTGCTGTGGGGCGATCATGGGTTTCATCTTGGCGAACTGGGAATCTGGACGAAACATGTGAACTACGAGATCGCAAACAGAATCCCATTGATGATAAAAGCACCGGGGGTTACAACTCCGGGTTCAAGTACTGATCAACTGGCGGAAACAGTGGATATCTATCCAACGCTGGCGGATCTTGCCGGTTTGCCCGTTCCAAATCCGATTCAACCATTGGATGGAGAAAGCCTGGTTCCTGTTCTCAAAAATCCTGAGTCACGAGTGAGTGATCATGCCTATCATACCTACCCACGCGGCAGAAGAATAGGCCGTGCCATTCGTACGGATCAGTACCGGTTGGTGGAGTGGAAAGAGATTGGGGCCGATCCCGAAACAGCAGACTTTGAACTGTATGATTACTCGGATGGGCTAGTTGAAAAAGTTAATCTTGCTAGTGAAAAACCAGAGGTTGTGGAACGGCTAAAAAGAATTTTGTACAGATATCCCGAAGCCCACCTCGCGCGGCCACCGAGTCCACGCAGGGAATGA
- a CDS encoding glycoside hydrolase family 43 protein, whose amino-acid sequence MRTITLPAILLLLFSVLTVGCSSEANGSTEYFGDDDPPEHNIYFGDPYVLLDDGTYYMYGTGRDSDTGIEVYTSEDLENWIGPVGVTDGFALHKDDVIGDRWFWAPEVYNVNGTYYMFFSTEEHMAIATSESPLGPFVQEEQQFLADFKAIDHSLFVDTDGAHYIYFAKFEDGLEIWGAEFAEDFSEINFDTMERQISQSQEWEKSQKDPVGIVNEGVYIIKHEGMYYMIYSANHYASPDYGIGMAYAEHPLGPWTKDETNPILQNPDHLVGTGHSMLFEGKDGRLYMVYHAHNDQENIHPRIAYINEVGFVPVEGEDRYRIQVKEPRIEPMYNPPAD is encoded by the coding sequence ATGCGCACAATTACTTTACCTGCCATTCTTTTGCTTCTTTTTTCAGTTTTAACAGTCGGTTGTAGCTCGGAAGCCAACGGATCAACAGAATATTTTGGAGATGACGATCCACCGGAACACAATATTTATTTTGGAGACCCTTATGTACTTTTGGATGACGGAACATACTATATGTATGGAACCGGCAGAGATAGCGATACCGGAATCGAGGTTTATACATCAGAAGATCTTGAAAATTGGATAGGGCCTGTAGGAGTTACCGACGGATTCGCTTTACATAAGGATGATGTGATCGGTGACCGATGGTTTTGGGCTCCGGAAGTTTATAATGTGAATGGCACTTATTATATGTTTTTTAGTACGGAAGAGCATATGGCCATAGCCACTTCAGAGAGTCCTTTGGGGCCATTTGTACAGGAAGAACAACAATTCCTTGCCGATTTTAAAGCGATTGACCACTCTTTATTTGTGGATACGGATGGTGCCCATTATATCTATTTCGCAAAATTTGAAGATGGTCTGGAGATTTGGGGCGCGGAGTTTGCCGAAGATTTTTCTGAAATCAACTTTGATACAATGGAGCGGCAAATTTCTCAGTCTCAGGAATGGGAGAAAAGTCAAAAAGATCCGGTTGGAATTGTTAATGAAGGCGTTTATATCATTAAACATGAAGGAATGTATTACATGATATATTCGGCCAATCATTACGCCAGCCCCGACTATGGAATTGGAATGGCTTATGCGGAACATCCCTTGGGGCCTTGGACAAAGGATGAAACGAATCCGATTTTACAGAACCCGGATCATTTGGTGGGAACCGGACACAGCATGTTGTTTGAAGGAAAGGATGGTCGGCTCTATATGGTGTACCATGCTCATAATGATCAGGAGAATATTCATCCGAGAATAGCATATATCAACGAAGTAGGGTTTGTACCTGTAGAAGGCGAAGACCGTTACCGCATTCAGGTTAAGGAACCCAGAATTGAACCCATGTATAACCCTCCGGCTGATTAA
- a CDS encoding glycoside hydrolase family 43 protein — protein MRSSKLQLWFGMILLLIAGCDTGAKQESFEIKNPVLPGDRPDPTVIQIGDTYWASATSNEWSPLFPIFKSNDLQNWELVTYVFPDDPPAWAVNNFWAPELAYDEDQDKVYVYYTARDRESNRLSTAVASADSPEGPFTDHGPLISQELGSIDGYEARDIDGTLYFMWKEDGNSGGQPTPMWAQEINEDRTELIGEKIEMFRNDESWEDNLVEGISVFREDDYFYALYSARSCCDVQCNYVTGVARSETIGGPWEKFDGNPILNNNEDWKCPGHGSVVRKDGEIFYLHHAYSRAGGVYVGREAVLERIIWNEEGWPVFDNDAEYNRETDTWDFSSDFTEGLDPLWQWRVTQDIQFTTNEEGLFVEASRENEDLGSLLVRQTTSPNYDIIATIDHEQSGENVAGGIALVGAANNGFAAPVAAAGISTENGNITVWETRNAKTEIYAEEQIGEAEYSKLMMEVRDGYLLTFSVKQNEEWKTLVEDFDASHLVAWGMGFRYGMVAKGEPGGRVNIKEFQLINH, from the coding sequence ATGAGAAGTTCAAAGTTACAATTGTGGTTCGGAATGATCCTTTTATTGATCGCAGGATGCGATACTGGCGCGAAACAGGAATCATTCGAAATCAAGAATCCGGTTTTACCGGGAGACCGGCCCGATCCTACGGTGATTCAAATTGGAGATACGTACTGGGCTTCGGCAACATCCAATGAATGGTCGCCACTGTTTCCCATATTCAAATCAAATGATTTGCAGAACTGGGAGCTTGTAACGTATGTATTTCCCGATGACCCGCCGGCCTGGGCAGTCAATAATTTCTGGGCACCAGAACTGGCTTATGATGAAGATCAGGACAAGGTTTATGTTTACTATACGGCAAGAGACAGGGAATCTAACCGGTTGAGTACGGCCGTTGCAAGTGCCGACAGCCCCGAAGGACCATTTACTGATCATGGTCCGCTTATTTCGCAGGAACTGGGTTCTATTGACGGATATGAAGCCAGAGATATAGACGGAACTCTCTATTTTATGTGGAAAGAGGATGGCAATAGCGGAGGGCAGCCAACACCGATGTGGGCGCAGGAAATCAATGAAGACAGAACCGAACTAATCGGCGAAAAAATCGAGATGTTTCGGAATGATGAATCTTGGGAAGATAACCTTGTGGAAGGCATCAGTGTATTCAGGGAAGATGACTATTTTTATGCACTCTACTCTGCACGATCTTGCTGCGATGTACAGTGCAATTATGTAACCGGAGTTGCACGATCGGAAACAATTGGTGGTCCATGGGAAAAGTTTGATGGTAATCCGATATTGAATAATAATGAGGACTGGAAATGTCCTGGGCATGGATCTGTCGTGAGAAAAGATGGTGAAATTTTTTACCTCCATCACGCCTACAGCAGAGCAGGCGGGGTTTACGTGGGTCGCGAAGCCGTACTTGAAAGAATTATTTGGAATGAAGAGGGCTGGCCGGTATTTGATAATGATGCCGAATATAACCGGGAAACGGATACATGGGATTTTTCATCTGATTTTACAGAGGGTTTAGATCCGCTGTGGCAGTGGAGAGTTACTCAGGATATTCAGTTTACAACAAATGAAGAAGGATTATTTGTTGAAGCTTCCAGAGAAAATGAAGATTTGGGAAGTTTGCTTGTTCGTCAGACCACTTCCCCCAACTATGATATCATTGCCACGATTGATCATGAGCAATCCGGAGAAAATGTAGCCGGAGGAATTGCCTTGGTGGGAGCTGCGAATAATGGATTTGCCGCACCGGTAGCCGCTGCAGGAATCTCAACAGAAAACGGAAACATCACGGTTTGGGAAACCAGAAACGCGAAAACGGAAATTTATGCAGAAGAACAGATAGGTGAAGCGGAATATTCTAAGCTCATGATGGAAGTGCGGGATGGATATCTGCTTACATTTTCTGTAAAACAGAATGAAGAATGGAAAACGCTGGTCGAAGATTTTGATGCGTCTCATTTAGTGGCCTGGGGGATGGGCTTTCGTTATGGGATGGTAGCGAAAGGAGAACCCGGCGGGCGGGTAAACATTAAAGAATTTCAGTTGATTAACCACTAA